The genomic region TCCTTGCGGCCTCCCCCGGAATCCACCACCATGGCCACCTCGGGCAATTCCCGCCCCTTGCCGAAACGGGCGGCGAGACGACAGGCCATCACCAGATCATCGGCAGAAGGGGTTCCTTCCACCAAGGTGACCGGACCCGGCAGATCCCGGGCGCGTACCAAGGCCCTGCCCTCCACGAAACCGGAGAGAAAATGGTTCTCCGACTCATCCCGACCGATCACCAGCTTGAAATGAGGCGCAGGCCGCAGATGACGACCGGCCTTGAGCAGCAGGATATCCTCCATGGCATAGGCGCGGCTGCCCCGGTACTCCCACAGATCCCGCAACTTGCGGGCATAATTTTCGTCGGTGAGAAAACAACATCCCCCGGCTGGAGAAGGATAGTCCTGAATGCCCATCCGGGCGGCCAGGGCCATTTGCGGTTTGCGGTTGCGACCGGAAAAGCCCATCAGTCGGTCCCGATCCACCCATCCGCGTTTTTCCGGCTCGGTCAAAGGCATGCGCAACGCGGTCAGAGGTCGGAGCAGCCATCCGCCGGCTCCGGATTCCCGGTCGATGACGGGAAAGGTGTCCCGGCGCTGGCTCATGGGCCGCTGTCCCAACACCTCGCCGGTGAACAGAAAATGAAACCCCATGGTCTGCATCATCTCGAAGGCTTTTTGCACCATGAAGATCTTGCAGTCCAGACAGGGATTGAGATTCTTGCCATAACCATGCTTGGGATCGGTGACGATGCGCACATAGTCTTCGGCGATGTCCACCAGATGCAGCCGAATGCCCAGATTGCCCGCCGCGTGCAGGGCGTCATGTCTGGGAGGCTGGGCCCCCGGCTTGGGATTGCGCATCGCCCCGGTATGGGACTGGATGCAAAACCCGGTGTGAAAATTGACACATTCGACCTCGATCCCCTGATCCATGAGCAGACGGGCGGCCAGGGTGCTGTCCAACCCGCCGGAAAGCAGTCCCAGGGCGCGTAGCGGAGTCGGACGATCGGTTGTGGAGGGCATGTTCATGGCTGTTTCATCCAACGGGCGGCGTCCAGGGCGTGGTAGGTGAGGATCATGTCCGCTCCCGCGCGCTTGAAACCGGTCAAGGTCTCCAGCACCACCCGGGGTTCGTCGATCCAGCCATTGGCGGCGGCGGCCTTGATCATGGCGTACTCCCCGCTGACATTGTAAACCGCCAAAGGCAGTTGAAAATGATCCCGCAACTCCCGCAGAATATCCATGTAGGCCAACCCGGGCTTGACCATGAGCCAGTCCGCCCCCTGTTCCACATCGTAAGTCGCCTCCCGCAGGGCCTCGCGCCGGTTGGCCGGATCCATCTGGTAGGCGCGCCGGTCCCCGAAGGCAGGAGTGTTTTCGGCGGCGTCGCGAAACGGACCATAATAAGCCGAGGCGTATTTGACCGCGTAGGAGAGAATCGGCACCCCACTGTGACCCGCCCCATCCAACGCGTGACGGATGGCTCCCACCATGCCGTCCATCATGCCGGAAGGGGCCACCATGTCCACACCCGCGTCGGCATAAGAGACCGCGGCCCGTCCCAGGAGCTCCAGGGTGGCGTCGTTATCCACTTCCTGGCCGCGCATGACGCCGCAATGGGCGTGATCCGTGTATTCGCACAGACAGGTATCGGCGATCACCCAGAGGTCGGGAAGCGCCCCTTTGATGGCGCGAATGGCTCTTTGCACGATTCCTTGCGAATCCAGGGCATCCGAACCCATGGAATCCTTGATTTTTGGGATGCCGAACAGGATAATTCCCCCAAGCCCCAGATCCAAAGCCTCCCGTGCCACGGGCAAAGCCTCGTCGATGGACAGTTGCGCCACTCCGGGCATCGAGGATACCGGCCTGCGTACCCCCTCGCCGGGAACGATGAACAATGGCAATACCAGATCTTCCGGGGCCAGACGGGTCTCACGCACAAGACGACGAATGGTCGGCGTGCGACGAAGTCGCCGGGGACGATGAACAAGCGAAGCGGTCGGCATGGGTGGGGATTCACTCCAACGGTCAGGATGGATTAAACAGAATCCCGAAATTATGAAGCGATTTTTCGTCCGCCCGCAAGGCGTCTCCAAAAAATCGCCCACTTGAGAACCAAACGCGACGCATGGACCGAAACAGCGCGCGACAGGAAAAAATGTGACATGGTGCAACGTATCGGGAATCGACTGCTGGTCGCCGCACGCAGTGACGTCGGGCGCGTTCGGACACTCAACGAGGATTCCTTTCTGGTCGATGACCAAATCGGTCTGCTCATCGTGGCCGATGGCATGGGAGGCCACGACGCCGGCGAAGTGGCCAGCAAACTGGTGGTGGAATCGATTCGTACCACCTTGAGCCACTTTCCCCGCTCTGACCCGGGCCACACCGCTCCCCTGCTGAGATCCGGCGCATCCAACCCGGACTCTTCCCTTCCGGGCTCCAACAGACTTGGCGCGTTCCAGGACGAACCCACCGTCGATGACGCCCCCAACCCGATTCTAAGCGTGGTGCAATCCGCCATCAACCGGGCCAACGCCGCGGTCAACGGGGCCAACGTCTCCCGCGGCTACCCGGACGGCATGGGCATGGGATCCACCCTGGTGGGCCTGTGGTTGCCGGAATACAGCGAACGGCCCGTGGTGTTCCATGTGGGAGACAGCCGGCTCTATCTCTTCAGCAAAGGCACGCTGAACCTCGTGACCCAGGACCACTCCATGTATCAGCAGTGGCTCAACTTTGGTTCCCGGGGACACCCGCCGGCACAAAACATCCTGCTTCAGGCCATGGGTCCCTCCAACTTCGTGACCCCGGATGTCGCCTTCCAGGATGTCGCCCCCGGAGATATCGCCCTGCTGTGCTCGGATGGGTTGAGCGGCATGATCACGCCGGCTAAAATCACCGCCGTTTTGAACGAAACCAACGAAACCAATCTGGATGACGCGTGCCAACTCCTGATCGAACTGGCCAAACGGGCCGGCGGCAAGGATAACATCACCGTCATTCTGGGTTATTTTTCGTGATCCATTCCAGACAACCAGACGTCAAAAACCGAAGAGGCCTCTCATGAGAGAAAACGCCAAGTTGGCCATTATGTTCGCCGACATCGCGGGCAGCACCAAACTCTACGAAACCATCGGCGACGCCAAAGCCCGCGAAATCACCTCCCGCTGCATCGAACTGCTCGGAGGCATCACGAAATCCCATGGGGGACGGGTGGTCAAAACCATCGGCGACGAGGTCATGTGTACCTTCCCCAGCGCCGACGCCGCCGCCGAAGCCTCGGTCCAGATGCAAGAGGACGTGGCCGCTCAGGCGGTCCGCTGGGGCACCGCCCTCAAAATTCGCGTTGGCTTCCATTTCGGGGATGTCATCAAGGAGAACAACGATGTCTTCGGCGACGCGGTCAATCTGGCCGCGCGCATGGCCGCCCAGGCCAAAGGGGATCAAATCATCACCACCGGCGATACCCTGGAGGTCATGAGTCCCCATCTGCGCATGGACAGCCGAATGTTGATCACCACCACGGTCAAAGGGAAATCCAAACCGATCCAGATCGTGGAACTGACCTGGGGCGAAGAGGAGGAGCTCACGGTCATGGGAGGACTCTCCCCCGCCATCGTCGCTCCCAAAACCACCCCTTCCATGGTGGTCTCCTTCAACGACGAAAGAGTCATCCTCAGCGAAACCCAATCCGTGGTCAGCTTCGGTCGCGGCTCCACCAACACCTTCGTGGTGCCGGACAACATGTCTTCCCGGGTCCACTCCCGGGTCGAATACCGTCGCGGCAAGATCTACCTCGTGGATCAAAGCACCAACGGAACCTATGTCATGAACGCCAAAGGTCAACAGACCTTCGTGCATCGGGACGAACTGCCCATCGAAGGTTCCGGCGTGATCGGCCTGGGTCGCATCGTCACCCCGGACGATCCTTTGGCGGTCCACTACAAACAGTAGACACCCCGCACAAGGCCAAACAGGATGGTCATGGGATCACCCCAAAAACAGGCACCCCCCCTCTGACCACCCCTTTTCCTTCCGCCCCGCACCCCAGACGACTGCGACGGCTCAGTCCAGGAACACCTCCTCGATCGACTGGGCTGTCAGGATACGCGGGGTCCAACGTTCCAGCAGGGGCGTGTCCGCCGCCTTGACCCGGGAAAGAATCGACTCCGGCACCACACCAAAACGGGCGCTCAACAGGCACAACACAATGGCGCGTTCCCCTTCCCGCAGACCTTCCTGCAATCCTTCCAGAATGCCCTCCTGACGGCCTTCCTGACGGCCCTCCTGACGGCCCTCCTGAAGCCCCTCCTGAAGACCTTTCTGACGGCCTTCCATCAACCCGGCCAGATGCGCTTCCCGTTTCCACTCCCTGACCCATTCATCCACGGATTCCGCCAACATGGTATGCACCTCCATCAAATCGCTCATCTCGGGGATCACTTCCGCAACCGCATGATGCTGTTTGGCCATTCTCGGCAGCAGGATCCGATTCAACCACAAGGTGAAGGCGCGGCGCAGCTCCTTTTGTTCCGGGGCGCGCAACCACGCATCCAGTTCCAAAATCACCTGCTTGACATCTTCGATATGACGGCTTTTCTCCAGCCGAAACAAGGCCGCCACCACGTTACCCATAGGTTGCAACGCCGATTCCGGCGTCTGCTGCGCGTTTACCAGCAGATAACGCATGCTGGGACGATAGCGCTCCATGCCGGGAGGATACTCTTCGAT from Magnetococcales bacterium harbors:
- a CDS encoding tRNA (5-methylaminomethyl-2-thiouridylate)-methyltransferase — protein: MPSTTDRPTPLRALGLLSGGLDSTLAARLLMDQGIEVECVNFHTGFCIQSHTGAMRNPKPGAQPPRHDALHAAGNLGIRLHLVDIAEDYVRIVTDPKHGYGKNLNPCLDCKIFMVQKAFEMMQTMGFHFLFTGEVLGQRPMSQRRDTFPVIDRESGAGGWLLRPLTALRMPLTEPEKRGWVDRDRLMGFSGRNRKPQMALAARMGIQDYPSPAGGCCFLTDENYARKLRDLWEYRGSRAYAMEDILLLKAGRHLRPAPHFKLVIGRDESENHFLSGFVEGRALVRARDLPGPVTLVEGTPSADDLVMACRLAARFGKGRELPEVAMVVDSGGGRKETHLVVPMPAHEIQEEWYV
- a CDS encoding Rpn family recombination-promoting nuclease/putative transposase, with product MNAHDLGYTKLFSHPRMVEDLVSGFVHEEWVTGLDFATLEKVNPVYVTDDFRKRIDDLVWKVQWRDHARWLYLYLILEPQSTVDGIMAVRNDLYTMLFYQDLRQSGRIGVGQKFPPVLVIVLYNGKQRWTAAMDVADLIEEYPPGMERYRPSMRYLLVNAQQTPESALQPMGNVVAALFRLEKSRHIEDVKQVILELDAWLRAPEQKELRRAFTLWLNRILLPRMAKQHHAVAEVIPEMSDLMEVHTMLAESVDEWVREWKREAHLAGLMEGRQKGLQEGLQEGRQEGRQEGRQEGILEGLQEGLREGERAIVLCLLSARFGVVPESILSRVKAADTPLLERWTPRILTAQSIEEVFLD
- the hemB gene encoding porphobilinogen synthase — protein: MPTASLVHRPRRLRRTPTIRRLVRETRLAPEDLVLPLFIVPGEGVRRPVSSMPGVAQLSIDEALPVAREALDLGLGGIILFGIPKIKDSMGSDALDSQGIVQRAIRAIKGALPDLWVIADTCLCEYTDHAHCGVMRGQEVDNDATLELLGRAAVSYADAGVDMVAPSGMMDGMVGAIRHALDGAGHSGVPILSYAVKYASAYYGPFRDAAENTPAFGDRRAYQMDPANRREALREATYDVEQGADWLMVKPGLAYMDILRELRDHFQLPLAVYNVSGEYAMIKAAAANGWIDEPRVVLETLTGFKRAGADMILTYHALDAARWMKQP
- a CDS encoding adenylate/guanylate cyclase domain-containing protein, giving the protein MRENAKLAIMFADIAGSTKLYETIGDAKAREITSRCIELLGGITKSHGGRVVKTIGDEVMCTFPSADAAAEASVQMQEDVAAQAVRWGTALKIRVGFHFGDVIKENNDVFGDAVNLAARMAAQAKGDQIITTGDTLEVMSPHLRMDSRMLITTTVKGKSKPIQIVELTWGEEEELTVMGGLSPAIVAPKTTPSMVVSFNDERVILSETQSVVSFGRGSTNTFVVPDNMSSRVHSRVEYRRGKIYLVDQSTNGTYVMNAKGQQTFVHRDELPIEGSGVIGLGRIVTPDDPLAVHYKQ
- a CDS encoding serine/threonine-protein phosphatase → MVQRIGNRLLVAARSDVGRVRTLNEDSFLVDDQIGLLIVADGMGGHDAGEVASKLVVESIRTTLSHFPRSDPGHTAPLLRSGASNPDSSLPGSNRLGAFQDEPTVDDAPNPILSVVQSAINRANAAVNGANVSRGYPDGMGMGSTLVGLWLPEYSERPVVFHVGDSRLYLFSKGTLNLVTQDHSMYQQWLNFGSRGHPPAQNILLQAMGPSNFVTPDVAFQDVAPGDIALLCSDGLSGMITPAKITAVLNETNETNLDDACQLLIELAKRAGGKDNITVILGYFS